Genomic segment of bacterium:
TAACCAAGCGCGCGCGGCTCGGCCTGCACCGAAGTGGCCAGCGCGGATCCGGGTTGGCTCGTCGACTCGTGGGAGGGGCCGCGATCTCCCTCTGGATCTCTACGGGACGATGGTCTCCAGACGATCGACCGCGTGCACGGGGGCTTCGTCGCCCTTCATCAGCGGCGCGAGGGCCCGGTACACCAGGCGCTGTTTGGCCAGCGTGTTCTTGCCCTCGAAGGCGCTGGATACGACGCGGATTTCGAAGTGCCCGGCCATGCCAGTTACCTCGATCTCCGCGCCCTCGAAGGCGTTCTCGAGAACTTCGCGGATCTGGCCGATGACTTCTCTTGGCGGTGGGTGGATCTGCATACGGTTCAGTACCTGGGGACGCTCTTGTCGATCTCGAGCGACCAGGCGTCGATGCCGCCCACCAGATTGAAGACCTTTGTGAAACCCTGCGCTGCAAAGTGCTCGGCCGCCGCCTGACTGCGGCCCCCGTGGTGGCAGTGAAAGATCAGTCGCGTGTCCTTGGGCAGTTTCCCGATCTCCTCCGCGACGGCCTCGTCGACCAGCTTCGCACCCGGGATACGCGCTTGATCCCATTCCTCTCGCGCGCGCACGTCATACAGTGCGAAGTCTGCTCCAGCATCCATCAGAGTCTTCAACTCGCTGACGGGGAGCGCTGCGACCGCGTCGGAGGCTCGATCCGGAGCATTCGGATTGCTGACGGCCAGGCCCTGTCGATCGCCCTCCGAGGCGAGGTCGATCAAGAGTCCGTCGGCCCGCGTTGCAGAGTCGCGATCGAAATACACCGTGAAGCCCGAGGCCTGGACTTCGATCTCGCCCGGCTGAACCGGACCGAAGCCGAGCTGATGCTGAAACCCCGGGTCGATCATCACGTGCAGCCCCGCGTGCTCGCTCTGTTGCTGAGCCCCGCGGATGATCTCGGCTGCCGCGTCCGTGATCGAAATCGTCGGAGTCGTTACCTCGGGCACCGGCAATTCCAGTACCTGGTGCAGTTCTCCGGTGGCGTACATCTCCTTGATGATGTCGCAGCCGCCCTGGAACTCCCCGCGCACGTACAGTTGGGGGATGGTGGGCCAGTCCGAGAAATCCTTGATGCCGCTGCGGATCTCGGGGTCGGTCAGAACGTCGCAGGCTCCGAAATCGGAGATGAGTCCGGAGAGGATCTGGACCGCCTGTGCCGAAAATCCACAACCCGGTGCGTCCGGCGTTCCCTTCATGAACAGCATCACTTGATTGGTCTCGATCAGGCCGGTGATGCGTTCGCGGGTCTGGGGGTCGAGGCTCATCTGGGCTCCTTGTGCTCTGGAATCGGGCCGAGGTGCCCGTTCGGGTCACGAAAATACGATCCTATACCAATCCGTCAAGATTGCGACGGTGGTCCGAAGAATGGGTCTGGCGACGAGGAACCCGAAATGAGGATCTCGGGCAACCTCCAGAGGCTTAGGGCGAGGCTCGTGACCCGGGTTCGGC
This window contains:
- a CDS encoding BolA/IbaG family iron-sulfur metabolism protein; amino-acid sequence: MQIHPPPREVIGQIREVLENAFEGAEIEVTGMAGHFEIRVVSSAFEGKNTLAKQRLVYRALAPLMKGDEAPVHAVDRLETIVP
- the grxD gene encoding Grx4 family monothiol glutaredoxin, whose product is MSLDPQTRERITGLIETNQVMLFMKGTPDAPGCGFSAQAVQILSGLISDFGACDVLTDPEIRSGIKDFSDWPTIPQLYVRGEFQGGCDIIKEMYATGELHQVLELPVPEVTTPTISITDAAAEIIRGAQQQSEHAGLHVMIDPGFQHQLGFGPVQPGEIEVQASGFTVYFDRDSATRADGLLIDLASEGDRQGLAVSNPNAPDRASDAVAALPVSELKTLMDAGADFALYDVRAREEWDQARIPGAKLVDEAVAEEIGKLPKDTRLIFHCHHGGRSQAAAEHFAAQGFTKVFNLVGGIDAWSLEIDKSVPRY